In the genome of Stigmatopora nigra isolate UIUO_SnigA chromosome 7, RoL_Snig_1.1, whole genome shotgun sequence, the window aCCTGCCAGGATGAAATGGCATCTTAGATTTAAGATTTGTTCTGGTTTTCATTTCAGGAAGATGCTAAATCGACTTGAGAAACTTAATTGCAAGTGAGTGAATTACTTAATTTGTCTTGCTGTGTCACAACAATCTGGGTGTTAAGATGATACAGTAAAATGTATTGTGAGCCATTTTACATATTGCATAATAATCTTGACACTACATTTCCCAcggttgtccaaaaaaaaaaaaaaaaaccccaagaaAAGGTACTAGATAGCCTATCTTTGTCACCCCATCAAAAATGAATGCGGGTTACAGGTGTCAAATAGGAGGAAGCGAAGCACATGTCTCAATCTTGTGGAGACCACACGGACTCTGGATTTGGACTCTTTGGGTTTAAACAACACAGTCACTGTTGACATCAACATTTGAGTGGCATTTTTGACCAACTTTATAGAGCAGTGAATGGCTAATGTCCCTCAAGTGGACATGGATTTTGATCAGGGTTTTGCCCTTTTCTTCTTTCTCCTTCTCTGCCTCTTCTTGCTGGTGACCATAATCCGCTGTGCCCACATAGTCCTGGACCCCTATAGTGCCGTCTCTGTCAGCATGTATCGGGAAGAGCAGGGCGAAGTCTGAAAGACACTAGAAGCACTTCTATTGTCCAAAGGTGACATTAGTTTAACATTTTGTGACCTTTTCTTTGCTCTTTTTATGACATTATCTTTCTATAGGGGGGCATCAAATGTTCTTGCCAATGATCCACACTCTGGGGGTCCCATTCTTGTTATGGAGAGGTGCtttgtcttgttttcttttttgttttggtcacaTGCTTTTCAGCAAGTAGATTTAATTTTGAATTTCTAGTAAAAAATGTACCTTGTTATTATTctgaaactgcattttctgGGAGTTTGATATGTAAGCATATTATGATGATTCCTTGATGATGATCCCCTTTTGATATTTTGTATAAAGGGAATGACAATATAGTGAAGATTGAATTGGAAATCTGTTGTAGAAACCTTAAGTTAATTTATTGATGTTAATAGCActtaaagagtttttttttaactcaaataaatcaattcacCGGGACTTTATATTTAcaagatgtttgtttttaaattcgaATTGTTCTTAATATTTCttattgttttatattgcagatccatggtaaaaaaaagtccaatttgcTCAATTATTGGAAATTGTTTCACGCACACTGATTTAATATTTGAAATTGTCTCattccaaaacacaaaaaaatcaattagggTTTCCGGGGTGCAATGGTTAAAAATGATTGAGATAGTATGAAAAATTTGCTTAGGGATGCTTAGCACCGCCCACTCGGGTCATTCGATGAAACAAAACATGCACCCTCTTATCTAGCTAGTAGCAGCTCACTTTAGCTAACCACACCGTTTATGTTCAGATGACAACACCCGGGATGGACACCGACGAGGGGTCAGTGCCGCATTTTACTCCAATTTGAGCTCCACTGTAGTCATTGCGacatatttgaaagaaaaacgacattta includes:
- the LOC144199170 gene encoding cortexin domain-containing 1 protein-like yields the protein MANVPQVDMDFDQGFALFFFLLLCLFLLVTIIRCAHIVLDPYSAVSVSMYREEQGEV